catttattttgtgaaaagtaatttcacaaaaataattgcCTGTATCGTTTAAAAtagttagtcaatgaaaaatattttcatgcttagtaaaaatttatgtctaaatattttagtggaacatgaaaataattttaatttattcgttGTATAAGTTGGACGAGAAATTAATATTAGCACAACCTTTTTATATTAGCATGcaaactaaattaaaaataaataagttacgTGTATTTGAGCCATGGCAAATCATAAACGACCTATAATAGGTCAGAGCATCACCTCGTTACTCAAAATGATTAATGTCTAGAATTTTATAGAATATAAGGGTAAACATTGATCCAGAGTAGACCCTaaaatcggatcggatcgaCACTTGCGGTCCGATTCTAGGGTCAAGGTGCTGAACTAAACCGGAGGACCAACTCTTTTTGAATCCTTCACCTACGCTGGAACGAacatattttaattatatttgctgtttgttttattttcaacCAGTTAAAATTTAGAGCAATCTTTTATGGATAAATGTGAAATGAAGTTCTATAATTCATGTTTTATGTGGTCTAGTACCCTAGAAATCCTCCAATTTTAGTTCTTGTCTTAATTATAccttttgtcttataaaaaacctccaactttaagtTCGGTTTCAGTtctatcataaattttttttgttacctaaaaaatcctcaactttaggtcatgACCCAATTCTACCTCAAAGGTTTTTTTGTCTTACGAAAAGCTCCCCGACTTTAGATCTTGTCTCAAATTTACCATCCGGTTCCAATTTCATCCTAAAATGTTACGGTcttatgaaaaatcaaaaacttttACCCGATTTGCAACTGTCCTCCCATTAACCCTCCATCCAAAATTTCTTGTAGACAACCGAGAAATGGAAAACTCCCGAGTATGAGCTGTCCTCCCATTAACCCTCCATCCAAAATTTCTTGTAGACAACCGAGAAATGGAAAACTCCCGAGTATGAGCTATTCGAGCATATAGAATGCGAGCTCTCCGATCGTGAGAGATGAAATATTCCGAAGCACAAGAGAATCTAAGCTCGAGTGCAAAGTCACTAAGGGTGATTTTGATGGGGGGTTAATGGAGGCCAATTTAGGACTCAAGTGAAAGTTGATCTCTCTCTTCACATTATGGGTAGAATTTTGTCATCATTCGTCCTCTTTTCAACAATCCACATCACTATGTTTCCAAGGTGAATCCATGCAGCTTTCGATTCCCAATACAACGCAGGAGGACAAACGCCATTTCAACGTTAAAAAGCCGCCCTCTATTCCTCTCACTTCGCCACTTGCAAAAGCTACTGAGAAAAGCTCTGCAGCTGGAGCTCCTCCTCTGCTCCCATGGCTTCCCGCTTCCTAATGTCACTCTTCGCACTCTCTGCGATATCTCTCTCAGCAACACTCGCTATCAACACCACCAcaaccaccgccacctcctcctcctcctcctcctcctcctcttcttcttcaacctctctcACCACCCACCATCTCTCTTCCGTCAAATCTTTCTGCTCACGCACACCCTATCCAGACTCTTGCTTCGACTCACTAAagctctccatctccatctccatcagcCCCAACATCCTCACCTTCCTCCTCCAGACCCTTGAAGCCGCCATCTCCGAAGCCGGGAAGCTCTCCAACATCCTCCAAACCGCAGGCCACGGGAACATCgtggagagacagagaggcaCGATTCTGGACTGCCGGGAGCTGCACCAGATCACGGTGTCCTCCTTAAAGAGATCGGTCTCGCGGGTCCGGGACGCGGACGCCCGGAAGCTGTCCGACGCGTGGGCCTATCTCTCGGCGGCCCTCACGAACAAGGACACTTGCCTGGAAGGCCTGAGCTCTGCATCAGGGTCACTGAAGCCACTGCTTGTGAGTTCACTCATCAGCACTTACAAGCACGTGAGCAATTCCCTGTCCATGCTCGCGAAATCGGCCACTCCGAAAGGGAGAAAAGGCCGCCGGTTGATGGGCTTTCCAACATGGCTGTCGCATAAGGACCGCCGGATCCTGCAGAGCTCCGGCGACGAGTACGACCCGAGCGAGGTCATCACGGTCGCGGCCAATGGGTCGGGGAACTTCACCACCATATCAGATGCCATCGATTTTGCTCCTAACAACAGCTATGAGAGGACAATCATTTACGTGAGGGAAGGGTTTTATCAAGAGAACGTGCAAGTCCCGAGCTACAAGACCAACATTGTGTTGCTGGGCGATGGAGCCGGCCTCACCTTCATCTCCGGGAACAGAAGTGTGGATGATGGTTGGACCACATTCAGATCTGCAACTGTTGGTAAACGTCTCATTAAATTCATCTGGCTAAGTTAACTTACACTCAATGTGCTGTTCCATTAAATggcaaatgacatttttttgttgattgggTTGACCTTACATTGAATGAATATTGAAGTTCGGACCTAGATTCCTGATACCCATTTCTGGGTTGCTCTGTTCTTGTTCCTTCTATCCTTTTCCTGAcacgttttccttttttttttcttttggttttatgTGTTTTTCGCAGCTGTTTCAGCTGAAGGCTTCCTTGCCAGGGACATAACCTTCGAGAACACGGCCGGGCCGGCAAAGCACCAGGCAGTTGCTCTCCGAATCAGCGCAGATTTCGCCGCGCTCTACAGGTGCTCCATCCATGCCTACCAGGACACTCTATATGTCCACTCCTTCAGGCAATTCTACAGGGAGTGCGACATCTCGGGGACCATCGACTACATCTTCGGCAACGCAGCCGTCGTCTTCCAAGGCTGCAATATCATCTCCAGACAACCTCTGCCCGGCCAGTCCACCATCGTGACGGCCCAATCCCGAGACAACCCGGACGAGAACACGGGGATCTCGATCCAGAACTGCACGATCCTGCCCTCGGACGACCTGTCGTCAGACGTGAAGAGCTACCTCGGGAGGCCGTGGCGGATCTACTCGAAGACCGTGGTCCTCGAGTCCTACATCGACGGGTTCATCGAACCGAGGGGGTGGACCGAGTGGGCGGGCGACCAAGGGCTGGACACCCTGTACTATGGGGAGTACGAGAACAATGGACCTGGCTCAGGCACTGAGGGCAGAGTCAGTTGGCCTGGGTATCACATCATGGACTACTACGACGCCTCCAACTTCACGGTGTCCGAATTCATCACTGGTGATGAGTGGTTGGAGTCCACTTCATTCCCTTACGACGATAGCATTTGAAAAAAGATACAGTTTTGGTCATCTGGGTAACTTCTAAATTGCGCTGTATCTTCCCCAAATCACCATCCAAAATCGACTGCTCAGTAAGAGCCATGATTTGCAGGACAGATAGAAACTTTCTTTTGAGTGTATATGTATGAGGCCACGTTAAATGGGAATCAATATTTGATTGCCATTAAGAGGAATAAGATATCTTTCATAGGACAATCTTTGTGACAAGGGCATTGGTGCTGTCCCATGCCCACCGACGAAAAACATTGATGTAGACCGGACAGCGACTATCCGACGACTGTCTTTGGCGGATTCGCCAACAAAATCTTGCGAAATGAGCATGGTCGTTGCTATATTTCTTGCACTGCAATCTACTGATAACATTTAGATGCTGCAAGATGAAATTACTTAATAACATCACCATGATAAGTATCAGCTCGACAGGAGGACAAACGCGATCAAATTAACATGGCTCGACCCCCTCTTCGTATATTTCGACAATCGTTATCCACGCCAAACGATGTCGGCTCGAACTATCAAGGCGGGAAAAGGACGACGAGGGGCTCCGGGTCAACCGACACCTCTAGTTACGGCATTGAAAAGGATATCCGTACTGCAGGGGCATCACATCCAAGACTCAAAATGCACGAACCGAGACGTATCTCGGTCTCGATCAGCGATTCCCTTCAACACCGGGTGAAGACTTATTTAATGAGTCCAACACCAAAAGGAGCCCAAGAATCGAGTAGAGCCCATTTTTCAGTTGTCGTTTTGAGGGTACTGGTGTGAGGAGCATCACCGAGCCCACAAAGCATGTGGGGTCACCAACTCGCCAccttcttcttgcttttctgCGGAAAACGCGTCCCGGGCTTTTGTCGTTTTGGAGATGCGTCTGATGGGAAATTCCCAAGTTGCAGAAAACGACGTCGGGGGAGAGTGGAGTGCAAGTGGAATTGCTATTGAGCTCGTGATGGACCTTACAACGTTTGACCGCAGGTTTCAGAAGTATCGGTCGGTTTGGGCCCCATTTTGTTTTGCGAAATTGAAATGagtgaaaagatttgattaTCTTgccatttgcaaaatttttttggagggttaataccatgaaaaactgcAAATTAATGCACCTGCAGCAAATTTATCCCAAGCTATTTTTTTGACTGCAAAAagctccaaactggtacatctatgaaaaatttatcccaaattatttttttaactaccaaaaatcctacaCCGAtacttttatgataaatttaccctaacctaattttttgaccaagaaaagcctcaaattggtatacctatgacaaattacccttcgttaaattggattaatactacgaaaaatctcaaattaataaatctatgacaaacagaggataaaaatcccaaatcggtatACCCATGAACTTCTACATGCTatccaacttagtaatttgacagttagatttaacaaaaactaacggatagtcaatttgttacaggtgtaccaatttgggataaatttgtcacaagacCCAAGACCTCGATGCATAAATGTGGGACCCTACGGGCCAATCA
This genomic interval from Rhodamnia argentea isolate NSW1041297 chromosome 4, ASM2092103v1, whole genome shotgun sequence contains the following:
- the LOC115741069 gene encoding probable pectinesterase/pectinesterase inhibitor 12, which translates into the protein MASRFLMSLFALSAISLSATLAINTTTTTATSSSSSSSSSSSSTSLTTHHLSSVKSFCSRTPYPDSCFDSLKLSISISISPNILTFLLQTLEAAISEAGKLSNILQTAGHGNIVERQRGTILDCRELHQITVSSLKRSVSRVRDADARKLSDAWAYLSAALTNKDTCLEGLSSASGSLKPLLVSSLISTYKHVSNSLSMLAKSATPKGRKGRRLMGFPTWLSHKDRRILQSSGDEYDPSEVITVAANGSGNFTTISDAIDFAPNNSYERTIIYVREGFYQENVQVPSYKTNIVLLGDGAGLTFISGNRSVDDGWTTFRSATVAVSAEGFLARDITFENTAGPAKHQAVALRISADFAALYRCSIHAYQDTLYVHSFRQFYRECDISGTIDYIFGNAAVVFQGCNIISRQPLPGQSTIVTAQSRDNPDENTGISIQNCTILPSDDLSSDVKSYLGRPWRIYSKTVVLESYIDGFIEPRGWTEWAGDQGLDTLYYGEYENNGPGSGTEGRVSWPGYHIMDYYDASNFTVSEFITGDEWLESTSFPYDDSI